The following are from one region of the Vitis riparia cultivar Riparia Gloire de Montpellier isolate 1030 chromosome 14, EGFV_Vit.rip_1.0, whole genome shotgun sequence genome:
- the LOC117929613 gene encoding glucan endo-1,3-beta-glucosidase 2-like, whose amino-acid sequence MALLLLFVLLISLVAADDDAFIGVNIGTDLSDMPHPTQVVALLKAQQIRHVRLFNAEPAMLIALANTGIRVTVAIPNEQVLGVGQSNSTAANWVSRNIVAHYPATNITTIAVGSEVLTTLPNAAPVLVNALKFIHSALLASNLDRQIKVSTPLSSSIILDSFPPSQAFFNRSWNPVMVPMLNFLQSTGSFLMLNIYPYYDYMQSNGVIPLDYALFKPLPPNKEAVDANTVLHYSNVFDAMVDAAYFAMAYLNFTSIPVMVTESGWPSKGGSNEPDATVDNANTYNSNLIRHILNKTGTPKHPGIAVSTYIYELYNEDMKSGPISEKNWGLFDANGTPIYILHLTGSGLVLANDTMNQTYCTAKDGADEKMLQAALDWACGPGKVDCSPLLQGKDCYEPDDVAAHATYAFDTYYHKMGKAPGTCDFNGVAAITTTDPSHGSCRFLGSGGRNGSFVNGTAPSMNSTSTSSAACYAFTSSISSIMIIKVLIWSAVFL is encoded by the exons ATGCATTTATCGGTGTGAATATTGGAACAGACCTATCTGACATGCCACACCCAACTCAAGTTGTAGCCCTCCTCAAGGCCCAGCAAATTCGACATGTCCGCCTATTCAATGCTGAGCCTGCTATGCTTATTGCATTGGCCAATACGGGCATAAGAGTCACTGTCGCCATCCCCAATGAGCAGGTCCTTGGTGTAGGTCAATCAAATTCCACAGCAGCTAATTGGGTATCTCGCAATATTGTAGCTCATTACCCTGCCACCAACATAACCACCATTGCGGTTGGTTCCGAGGTTCTAACCACCTTACCAAATGCAGCACCTGTTCTTGTCAATGCCCTCAAGTTCATTCACTCAGCCTTGCTGGCATCCAATCTTGATCGCCAGATCAAGGTTTCAACACCCCTTTCTTCCTCTATCATCCTTGATTCATTTCCACCTTCCCAAGCCTTCTTCAACCGATCATGGAATCCAGTTATGGTCCCCATGCTAAATTTCTTACAGTCAACAGGCTCATTTCTCATGCTCAATATATACCCATATTATGACTACATGCAATCAAATGGTGTTATTCCATTAGATTATGCACTCTTCAAGCCTCTTCCTCCTAACAAGGAAGCTGTTGATGCTAACACAGTCCTCCATTATTCCAATGTCTTTGATGCTATGGTTGATGCAGCTTATTTTGCCATGGCATATCTAAATTTCACTAGCATTCCTGTTATGGTGACCGAATCAGGTTGGCCATCAAAAGGTGGTTCCAATGAGCCAGATGCCACCGTTGACAATGCAAACACTTATAACAGCAATTTGATAAGACACATTCTGAACAAAACCGGAACGCCCAAACACCCCGGAATTGCTGTTAGTACATATATTTATGAACTCTATAATGAGGATATGAAATCTGGGCCCATATCAGAAAAGAATTGGGGACTATTTGATGCAAATGGAACACCCATTTACATATTACACTTGACAGGATCAGGATTAGTACTAGCAAATGATACTATGAACCAGACTTACTGTACTGCAAAGGATGGTGCTGATGAGAAGATGCTGCAGGCTGCTCTGGATTGGGCTTGTGGACCTGGCAAGGTGGATTGTTCTCCTTTGCTGCAAGGGAAAGACTGCTACGAACCAGACGATGTGGCTGCACATGCAACATACGCATTTGACACATATTATCATAAGATGGGGAAGGCTCCTGGGACCTGTGACTTCAATGGGGTTGCTGCAATCACTACCACAGATCCAA GTCATGGTTCGTGTAGATTTCTAGGAAG TGGTGGCAGGAATGGCAGCTTTGTAAATGGGACAGCTCCATCTATGAATTCCACAAGTACGAGCTCTGCTGCCTGCTATGCTTTCACTAGCTCGATAAGCTCGATAATGATTATCAAAGTCCTAATTTGGAGTGCAGTTTTTTTATAG